TTCACGACCTGCGTTATCCAGGGCCTTGAACCTGTGAAGTACACCCCAGTGGACAGTCAGTGTGACCTGAAGCAGAGCTACGCTCAGAATCCCCCTCTCGCCACGGGTACCCCTTCGCCACTCCCTAACTCTCccacaactcccccagcccGGCCGAGACGATTTACACATGAAACCACACAGGTTTTGGGGGAAGCTGCGCATTTATACCTCAGGAACAGACGGACTGGTCTGCAGAGCGCCCTGCCACAGAGGTGGGTTATAAAGAGACGGGCTGAGGCGGTAGGAGGTGCGGTAAGAACATGCGGCACCGTAGCTCACCGAAGCGGCTCCtaccttcctctctccctcggACTGCGCTTCCCATGGTGCTTTGCCCCGCGAGCGGAGCCGGAGCCTGCGCAGCGCCAGAGCCGCGCGCTCGCCGTAGCGCGCGTTTTGTTTCCGGGCCGAGGTCAAGAAGTCACGCGCGGAGTCGCTGAGGCTTCCGGGGTGCGGCGGGAGGTGGCCGCTGGGCGTGGGGTCGCTTTGTGTTCCGCGGCCTCAGACGCGCGGGGATGGACGAGGACGGGCTGCCTATAGTGGGCTCCGGCATTGACCTCACGAAGGTATGGGCTGTGGTCGCCTAGGGGTCCGGAGCTGTCCCATTTCCACCCAGGCGACGGCTGCGCTGGCCCTGGTGCTGGGCGAGCCGTatctctccccccccctcccccaccccctccgcTTCCCGGCCCGACCTGGCCTGGCCGTGGCGCTCGCCTCTGAGCCCGGTCGCTCCCTCGCCGGACCCCCGGGCGGCCTcggccaggacagctggtccTAGGGTGACATGCTGGGGGCTACGGAGACAATATCGTCAGCACCTGCGGTCTTTGTACCAGCGGCCGAGTTCCCACAGCGGGGTTTTATCTTGAGCTGTGTCTCCAGGAGCGCGGTGTTACTGTTTGCCAGGGATGTTTTGCTACAATGTTCGTGGCAGTATTAGAATTAAATGTTAAAACGTTTCTGTCATAAAACGGTGAGGTAAATTCCGTTCAAAGCTGCTTATTCCTGGATTGTAATCACGCACAAACATGTTTTAGTTTTATGTCTCAAATATGGACATAATGATAGAGCAGTCCCAGATGCCCCAATGACCCATCGATCCTGGTTGCTACTCCATAAGCTTGTCATCAGGTCGTAAACCCTGTTTAACAGTGTTAGAACTACACAATTGAAGTTGAGGAAAGCCTGCCATACAGGTCCCCAGACTGAAAACTTGAGAGAACATCAACAGAAGTCTCACCAAAAAGGAGGACTTTTTAAGGCAGGCAAAGTGTAGTGAATGGCTACACTGACAAATGGAAGACTTAAAGAGGAGGTGAAGACCCAGAGAGTCACTGTGTTCACAGACTTGCTCAGGACAGCTGAAGCCTGACTGCAGTTGTTTTCACTTGTAAATCATTCACTTTAACCAATTACAATTCCATAGACTAATTTCCTGTGTGTTGTTTAAGACTTAAACAGTTGTCCAAGGTAATTAAACCTGAGGCACTGTAATTTTATGCATAAATGTGTGAATGTTTCCAATTCCAGTCTTAGATAGCAGTTCAAATAAAAATGCCAACTGTCTGTTACATTATAAGTACcagacattttttttaacaaatgtaTTCTACCTTTTAGTCTGAAAAGTATACATGCATCAGATCTGGCTTGGACGACTGGCACTGAAGTGTAATTTCATGATAGTCTGGGCTTGCAAATAAGAAAAGGTATTGGTAGCCATTGAAGACCAAGACAGTAATTTCACTACTCCTTGGTTATGTTGTTGGTTATAACTGAGTGTATGAATGAccaagttttcttttccttcttgagCTTTGGAAGGAAAGATTCTGATTTcctctgtgttttaaaaaaaaacaacaacaacactgATTTCGGGACTGTTCCCAATCtaatctgaaattattttcttaaattaaGGTAACAGTCTTTCATTTATGTGGATCATGTTGGCTCTTCTATGTATCCTGCAACTTTTCAGCTATCATGTTAGTAGCTTTTTAGTGAAAAAGGctttatatatgtatgcatacatgcatgaaaaaaatgttagtATATGTATGCATTCATAGCAAATGTACATAGAGCAGATTCTGAAATAGCTTCTCCTaaaacatttgctttttttaacaGGCATTTGAATCCAAATGTAAGAATTGGCATCTAATCTAGTTTTCTTATTTAATGCAGGTTCCTGCTATACAGCAGAAAAGAACTGTAGCATTTCTAAACCAGTTTGTGGTTCACACGGTGCAGTTTCTCAACCGCTTTTCTACGGTATGTGAAGAGGTATGTTGATTATTATTTTCTATCTTTCAATTTATACAGTAAAATATCATAGAAATAAGAACCATTCACTTCAATGTCTTTGATGCAATAATACTGGTAGcttagaatttatttttttctgtttgaggTTTATCTTGAGTAAGTgcttaagagatttttttttcaccaataTATTCACATGAACTGCTGATTATACCACACTTAATCCTGTTTCCATAAACTTTTGTACTTGGCACAGTCTTTGAACTTTTTGATACATGTGAGTTGTTCTGAGCAGCCCCATCTAAAGACAATGTCTTATTTAGGAAGAAGGATGCCATATTCCTGTGGTGCTGAATCCATTTTGACAATCAGTACCTTCTCATTTGTGTCCCAGCATATTGCATTAAAACTTGCTTCTAGATTTTACTGCTTTAATTTAAAAGGGTTATACACTGAGCTCTGAATGTAAATAATTTTGATGCAGGAAGAAAGGACATTTTTGGCAATTGTAACATAAAGCAATTTGTTTTAATGtcatgtaaaaaaagaaaaataaaaatatttcgtGTAAGCATTTTTATGGTCACCTTAGTGTCAGTGGAAATCTACCAGACTGACAGGACAATATCCCCTGAACAGGGCAAGAGAGCTTCCTACTTTGTAGAAAGTATGTTTTTCTGATGTGACTTTGAGCTTAACCTTTTTGTCATTagcaggttttttttgtaaCTGTTACCCGGTTTATTCAACAAAGACTATTATATAGCCCTAGCCAGCAGAGCTAGGGCAGCAGTCAAATCCAATTAGACTAAGCCTTGTCATCTGAgaaattctgttattttttaGTAAAGTTTAGAGCCAGACCCATGACAAGTATAAAATTTGTTTACCGCATCAACATATGGAGCttcagaggggggaaaaaagattattttttttctagattttTAAACTTAGTGTAACTTGATGCATGGGACAGTGTAGAAGCCTAGTGATGCTGTTGTCAATTGTCCAAAACTCAGTTGTCACATTATCTCAAGATTACCTCTTGCATAGGCACTATGGAAATCAGAACACATATATTTAAAGCCATCTTCATCATGCAGCAACTCTGTGAagtaattttaataaaaattattacttAACCTAACTGTGTTGTTACCCAAGAGACTAAATACTTGCTTTATAAACTCCtcggaaaaaatatttttatttatgaagTACAAAAGTGGTTTTAATGTGAAAAGTCCTAGTCTGAATCAACAGAAGTTCAAAATCATGGCTCATGCCATGCTTAACTCTAAATTTCTTTGCTCTTGTCTAGTTAAACTTGCCTATAAAGCTATAAAACTTTTGTACATCTTTCTTCCTGTTTCACCAGCTACATATAGGGCACATAGTACCATTCAGTAGGAAAAAATTGCTCTTCATGAACAAAGAACCATCTGTAAACAAGTCAGGGCACTATCCAAAAAGACTAACTGCTGTCAGTCTCTTTTTACTTCTTCTAGCATATTGGcagaaacagcattttcttAGGGTGTTAAAGTTCTGCTTCAGAGCCAGGCAGAATCTTGCCAGTATGCCAGAAAGCTGTCAGAGTGGTATATATCTGCCAGCCAGTATGCTAGCCAACTTGACTTGGACAGGTCTGGTGGAGTATGGTAGCAATTAGTTAAAAGAGTGACAGTTCTACTAGactaatttagaaaaaaaaaagtgtcaaaaTTTGATTGAGGTGCACCTGGAGGATAAAAAGCTTCTGGGTAGTTCTGGTTCACTGTGCATTTTGAATGTATAGGACTTTTAATCACTTTTATAAATACTTTCTATTTGCTCAgttacatacacacacatcccatcTTTTTGTCTTCCATGTTTGGAAAAATTTTGAAGAAGGATGTTTTGATACCTGCAAGAGTACAATATGTCTACCACTGTTCTCCAGTTGTCTAAAGTAATACCCTGTTTACTTTGGCTTTCTTTTGTAGATAGTCTGTCCTCATTTCTGTCAGTCATCATTTGGGAAAGCTAACTGCCCAGTCAAATACTTAAAATTTGAACCACTGTAATAAAAGTGGATGTCATTGCTTCATTGTTTGATAATGTTGTCATCACATTTATACTTTGCCTTTAGCAGACAGAGGATGAAAGTGATTTTGTTCAGCTAGATGTGAACTGACTTACACGTGTAAGTGGCCCAGGAGGGTGTTTCCCCTTCCTAATTGTTTTCTGTTCTAGAAATTGTCGGCACTCTCTCTCCGTATCCAGCAAATTGAAACGACACTCAATATTTTGGATGCAAAGGTTTGTATATGCACAGCTTTGTCTTTTAACAGTGACAGCCTCTTAGATTGCCTGAACTAGCTTCCTTTTCATAGTCTGGATTGAGCAAATAAGTTCTCATTGATTTGAAGGAGCTAATACAAAATGCTTGCATGGCAATTTCTCTCTTTGCATGCCTTGACACTGACATTGTTCAACATTGTGCATGTAGCTGACACAGAGGAAAGGAAGTAACCATGCTAGAAGTGTTGAGTTTGTCTCTGTTAAACACTGAACGGGAAAAAAGATGTAGAAAATTGCAAAATCTGTAACTAGTAATCGATCTGTTAGGTAGTAGAGCTGTTCTTGTCATGATTTCTTCCACTGCAGAGGAAGTAGAGAAGATGTTATGGCTCTTGCCTGGTTGGTAAGTGTAGTAGCAAAATGCTGGGGATGTGTTGAGGCCTTTCCTGCGCTGCACGCTTGGGCTAACAGTGAAAACGCTCATGGAGAGacttgggattttttgttgtagAAGCCACCTGAATagaagaatctttttttttgtcaatcAATATACCAAAACTAGTGACAAAAGTTTACAATGTTACTAATGTGAAACCTATCTGGGGAGTGTATGGTAAGCAGTTTTTATTGTATGTGTGCAATTATGATATGCTTAATGCTTTTTTGATGATGTTTTATTCATACAGTTATCCTCTATTCCTGGCCTAGAGGATGTCAAATTTGAAGTATCCAGTACAAATATAAATAGTGTTACAAATGGTCCTGTGGCAGAAGCTACTACGGATCAACAGCCAGCTGTATCACCTCAGTCTGCAGTAAGTAATGAAGCATAACTGATACACTGAAGGAATGTACCTTTCTATATCAATCGACTGTAAAGATCTAAAACTACATTTTTTTACTAACAGAACTGGTTTAAGTGTCTTAAATCAAAGTAAAGTATACTGTTTCTTCAATATGTGGCTTAAATAATTAGAACTAACTCAAATCTAATGCTTAAATGCCTCCTTCTTCACACTAGAACGTGAATGCTAATTACATCAAGGGACTGAATGAAAAGTGAATGAACCCTCCTATTTGGTGGAGgttgctgtggagcagcagcagctggagtactctgctgcttttccctgccTGTTGAAGGTTGTAACAACATGGGAGACAGAATGGACAATTAGCATTGCATGTTTCAGTCATGCCACAAAACGACTCCCAGTTAACTCGTTTTCTTTGAAATGTGTCTCTTGAATGGCTGTTCCTGAAAGGAGATTTCCAGGGCTACTTTCAGCGGGTTAGTTTAACATCAAATATGTTGTCCTTTGAGGAGTACTATAGCttcttttaattactttttggTGATGTTGTCCATTTTTTATAAAAATATGTTTCTGTATGAAGCACTTGCCAGGGAATCAAATATTTTGAGGAAAAATTGTAATGGACTGCTAGAGGAGATATAGAGAtacaaactttaaaaaaaagttgtgaATATTTAAATATAGTTCTGTTTTATTCATTAAATACAACAAACTTAACAGGGCAGTtataggcttttttttcccctcaggtgTGTCATAATTTAAAATGGTGACTGAAAGTAGAAAGTCACACTTGTAACAGTCAATAATGATCAAGCTGTGGTTTGTGTATTCATACATCTTGGAAATTTCTGATGCTATGAGCGTAGATCAGAATGATCTTGATAAAAGAAAGTTGCACTTTACCCTCAAATCACAAACTTCATGGATTGAAATCTCTGCATGCTTCTGGTTAGCATACcttatgaaaaaaatgttaccTTCTTTCTGTACAGCAGAACAGTATGCATGAAGAAGGCTTACAGAAAACGGAGGCAGTAACAGAAAATGTCATAACTGTGTCCAAGGATCCAAGATATGCCAGATATCTCAAAATGGTACAAGTGGTGAGTCATTTCCCTTATTCTTATGTGGAATGGCACATACAGTAAGTGAACATTAAATGTCTGAAGACACATGTTGCAACAGTAATCTTTAAGCTAGGATTATATACAAATATTTCTAGGACATTTCTAATAAATAAGCTGATGTAATGTATTCTGCCAATATGCTTGAACTGAGGGTGTGAAGATGTGTAAATACAGAGTGATAGTAGCTGGAGTCACAGAAGATGCCACTGAAAGTGTAGCTGCTCCAATAGGATTGGTGTCATTCCATACACACAGATATGATtatattttggttttgctgtagGGTGCAAAATACAACTTTGCTAGTATAGTCCAGAGCCAGGAGTATTTGATACTTGTGTAGGGTTCAAAATAGAGATGCAAGTATTGCATTTGCTACTTGGTTCCACTTCAGTTTCCTGTTATTCATGATGTAGGCTTTATTTGCCTCTTATCTGTGGGTTGTTATACAGATAAATAGGAAATAAGTGAATGTAATTTCAATATTTACGTGTGTTAAAACTAATGAAGGAGCAAAAAGGACAATGGGAGGCTCTCAGTGAGTCCTGGAGCTCCAAGAGCAGATTTCTTTCACATTCACAAACTAAAAAATGAGATtggaaacaaagaggaaaaaaaaaggcaaaactatCCTCATTTTCAAGCTGTCAGTGGAAATTTTCCTCCAAAAAACTAACTTCATGATTTCACTCCCTCTTCAGAGCAATTATTATAATTGGTGTTCTTGGTACTTCTGATGATGTTCCagactttattttttatttcggGCACAAATTGTCATTTTATGGGTAGCTTATTACAAACCATTTTGGAAACCTAGCAATGGGgtaagagcagagaggagaacaCTATGTTAGTGTATTGATCTGATGCCAGGCTTCAAAGTGGATGTAAAAGTGCTGGATGGGCTAATTattttgacttttctttttttttttggtgtctgcTAGAGAAGTGAGATCTCACTTTCCACATTTATCCTTTGTACTGGCAGTTCCTGGTGACTCCTCTGCCAGTTGTAAACAGTGTGGTAGGAAAGTCAAACTAACATACTACAAATTAATGTGTGTTCCTGTATTTGCCAAACCTGTCTTCCCGTCCACTCAGGTATTACAGTTGGTGTCAATTATTTGCCCAAATTAAATTTCTAGCCGAAGATTTGTTTGAattggttatttatttattacaataTTTGTAGTATTCAAGAATTAGCACAATGAAGAGATACTTCTTTTGCACTAAAGAGCTGTTCTGTGAAGTAGTGACGTTCTCATTTCAATGGAAAGTTGGGCATACTAAATTCATGGTTTTTAAATATACACCAATAATATTCAAGCAAACCGTATAAAAACAGTGTTATACTCACTGCAAGTGTTCAGAACACTTCTGTTGACACTGTGAGAGGAGCAGTCTATAAGATTTCAGATAAACTTAAATTACAAATACTCTTAACATGATTACTGACTGCCCTGATACAGATTGGTACTTCCTTTaaagaactgaaataaaaactaaaGATGGAGAGCGCACTGTTCTTCAGGAATTGCCAGCACTTTCTGCACTACAGAGAACCAAAATCTGTTTTGCAACAAGATTGCTACTTGCACTGTGACTTCCTCAGGACCTGCACATTTcccaagctgcaggagcaggctgggagcagggctggagtaTGTGTGGTGATTTGGATTATTTCAAATCTTAACTGGGCAGAACAGATGCAGTGGATATTTAGTACTCACTCCTGTGTTAGAAAAGTACACCTGTGCCATTTCAGTGGACCTGAATGATCAATGTAGTTACTGTTTAGGTTTAAAATagttgttggttttattttagtaaGATTTAGGGACACAGCACCATTAGGGTCTGATTTTACAGATTAAAGCTTTTGGGAGTGTGAAAGATAAAGCAATTGTAATGCCCTAATTGTAATATAAACAGATATAGGTACAATTTTGGAATAAAACACTTCTCCAAGTGGGGATACAAAAATGTAACGGTTTCCAGCCCATTCTTAGAGGATCATACACCAAGCTCCCTTTCATTGAAAGAAAAACTACAAATTATTCTTTGCTTGATCTGACTCAGTCTTGTTTTCACATAGTTTGAACTGATGCATAAACACTTCATCAGTGACTTCTGAGTTGGGGACAGGAACTCTAAGAGCCGTCAGGTGAGGGAAGAAACATGAGATAGTACAAGACAATGTATAGACACACAATCCCTGGTGTCCAAACCTAGACTAGAATATTTTAAATTGTCACGAACCTTAGTTGTGAATTACTGAGAAATTCTTTATTACAAGCCGACACTTTGCAACTATTTGAGTCACATTTTTGCTGATACACTTAATAGATTGCTAAAACTATGTACCTGTCTGCATGCTGTTCCAGAACCTGCATGCACAGGTATTGATGGTGAGTCTTACTGTGAAACTGCACAAGGAGTAAGACAGCTAGCTTAGCTCTCACTTGGCCAGGTTAGCAATTGCAACTGTCACTGGTACCACATGCTTCTCTGGAACATTAGTCATGTCTGCCCtttattttatcattattttacttattttggATAAAAGGTAGTTGTCCTGTGCCAAAATAATCCTGCACTACTTTTCATTTAGGTTCTGAGGTCTGTGCTGAATTTCCTAGACCACCAGTAATTGTGTCTCTTGGAGATCAgaaattttgttgtttgttgttttttttttttttttttaattgttcctTCTGTTATGGCATGCGTGCTTCAGGTGATTTTTCTGGTGGTTTGCAAGAGGGGATGGCAAAGCAACAAGTTATGTTTGAGCAGTGCTAGTGGAAACATGGGAGCAGTTTGTTGGAGTGTCTCTCATAAGACAATGTGTGTCAGCATGCTTGGGTATGCGATCCAAGATGAGGGGGTGTTTAGGTGGTGCTGAATAAGATGAAGAAGATGTGGAAGGACTTGTAGTcaaaagaaggaattttttaaatgcatacaTAGTTGGCTAAAATCTGTCCACAAGTCATAGAAGATTCTAGCTTGACCGTACAAGCACTTGTATTCAGAAGAATCACTTTTAAGTTGTGCTTCTGTTCTCATgctctgtttgcctttttttctgcttcctttttaaAGACTTTTGCAATTTTTAGCTCTGCCTTAGGGTATCTTTCCAGAGTTGTAGCAGATGCACTTTCTTGGTCTTCCTCT
The nucleotide sequence above comes from Indicator indicator isolate 239-I01 chromosome 14, UM_Iind_1.1, whole genome shotgun sequence. Encoded proteins:
- the WASHC3 gene encoding WASH complex subunit 3 isoform X1 — its product is MDEDGLPIVGSGIDLTKVPAIQQKRTVAFLNQFVVHTVQFLNRFSTVCEEKLSALSLRIQQIETTLNILDAKLSSIPGLEDVKFEVSSTNINSVTNGPVAEATTDQQPAQNSMHEEGLQKTEAVTENVITVSKDPRYARYLKMVQVGVPVMAIRNKMISEGLNPDLLETPNAPVPAWGDDGKAEDSSDSESSFSD
- the WASHC3 gene encoding WASH complex subunit 3 isoform X2; amino-acid sequence: MDEDGLPIVGSGIDLTKVPAIQQKRTVAFLNQFVVHTVQFLNRFSTVCEEKLSALSLRIQQIETTLNILDAKLSSIPGLEDVKFEVSSTNINSVTNGPVAEATTDQQPQNSMHEEGLQKTEAVTENVITVSKDPRYARYLKMVQVGVPVMAIRNKMISEGLNPDLLETPNAPVPAWGDDGKAEDSSDSESSFSD